Sequence from the Candidatus Methylopumilus planktonicus genome:
CTACGGTGATGGAAGTGGCTCTGAAATTAATGGGCTAGAAAACGAAGGCTCCTATTATGTCATTAAGAAGGATGACAATAACTTTGTGCTGGCCTCCACTTATGAGAATTCAATAAACTTAACACCCATTAACTTCTTAACCGATGACATCCCTTGGTCAGGGGACTTTAGTGGGAGCGATCATACCTTTACCTTCACCCCGAACCTCCCATACCACTTTAATTTAGAGGGTGGCGCGGGTGACGATACCTACCGCATCAAAGCATCATATAACGAAGCTTATCTCTCAACCTTTGATATTAATGATAGCCTAGGAAGTAATACGCTTGTCTACCTTTGGGGTGATGCCGGTGATCCGAGCCAAGTCAATGGCGTCTACCGCGATGAACTCTTCTTCCAGTGGGACGTGAATCAACTGAACGTGATTAATTACGAAGGCGATTTATTCAGCACCATTGCAACGGGCACCATCAGTCGCTTTGTCTATAGTGATGATGATGAGCTCTTTACCCCCTGGTCAACGTATTCATTTAACCTCATTAATCCGACTGCGGCTGACTACCTTGATGGCACGATCGATGGCACGTCTGGCAATGATCTATTCTTCAGTATCAATGGCGTTAAAAACAAATTTTATGGTGGTGCAGGCAACGACTGGATCACGCTCAACGAGGTGGATGGCGGGATTGCCTCTGGCGGCCTAGGCAATAATATTATTAGCATTGCAACTGCAGCAGTGTTTAATCAGCCGTTCGATGACCACCCAAATCACACGCTCTCTTACGAGTGGACATCTTTAGGCATGTCATCCGAAGTTGATCTCACGGTCGGCTTTGCTTATGTTGAGAGCGCAGCTGGCAATATCATTGCGACTGACGAATTTAGGGACATAGAATACTTTACAAATGTCACGGGCGGGAACGCCAATGACACGATCATCGGCAATGCATCCCAAAACGTATTAGTGGGAGGTGGCGGTAACGACACCATCTACGCTGGAAATAATTTGCACCCAGATTATTATTTTCATACTGATAGTGTCGACCCAGAAACAAACATAATTTTTTCACCGGGTCACGGCTTTTTGAATGGTGAAAGTGTTTATACAAATTCTAATTACGGCCCGAGTGGTGATACTCGCTCAGTCATTGTAATTGATCAAGATCACTTCAAACTTTCCGGCGACCTTGCCGGAAGTAGTTATGATTTTTCTGGTAACTTTTTTGCAAACCCCTCTGCATACAACACATTGACCTCATGGAACATAGAGGGGGGCGACCTTCTTCAGGGCGGCGCTGGTGACGACACCTTAATCGACGACTCCGATTTTTCACAAAATGATTATGTAGATTTCGATTACATTGAGTCCCCCATCCTCGAGGGCGGATCGGGTAATGACACTTATATCATTCATCATCGCAATTCTTTTAACGACGATTATAGACCCACCCTCGTTCGTGAGCGTGCCAGCGATAACTCTGACTCAGGTGGCATAGACACCGTCAGACTCGAGCGCGATAACGCCAGTCGCTCGATATGGTCATCCGAAGAAGTGAATTTTAATATTGCCTTCGAAGATGACCCGACTTCAAATGCCATAGAAATCCAGCCTTTTTATGCGGAGCTTACGGACGAACTTTCTGCTGATTATTCCTCAGACGACAATTTTACTCCTGGACCTAATAGCGCTTGGAGTGTCTTTGATTATGAATATGACACTGAGGATGTCTATAATGGTGAATACTTCCTAGATGACGTTTATTCGCTTACTATTGAAGACCATGGTTTTCAAACCGGCGATCGTATCCGAGTCGACTACAACACCTACAGTGAGCCCGTCTCTATCGGCTCAGCTAGTTTTAGCGACTATGACTACTACGGTGGCGCTATAAACCTAGATCTAAATGCCACCACCACCTCGGACCAGATTGTAGATAACCTTTACAAAGATAAAACGTATTATGTGATTGTGAAGGACGGCGATACCTTTCAGTTATCAGAGAGCTTGGGTGACGCCCTCAATGACGGCGAGAATGAAAACTATGGATCAGATGGAAGCGCGATAGAAATTGATAGGGACGGCGAACTTGCGAATACCGCTGGTACATTTAAGATTATAAGAGAGTCGGTAGCTTCGATCGATTTTACAGCCAACTCAACACTTCAAGATAATGAAACCGTGTATGTTGACTTCCACAATTTATTAGATTTTATTTCGGGGTTAGTCACAGACTCCCAAAATGAAAATGATTACTATATTGAGTCTAGAGATCAATTCTATAATCTTTCTGAAGCTAGTGGCCAGCAATACGGGCTTGACTACCTCGCGTCATTCGGTTATTTCGGTGGTTATTCCGATGACAAGTTTATTAATCCGGATTACTTTGATGTTGAAGAATTCGAATCACTCTTAACAGGAGATGTTTGGTCGAAGGCACCGGGTGCGCTCAAAGACTTTAATGAGGTAAGTTTCAGCCAGTCTGGCACCGCGATCACGGTCACAGGACAACAAAATTATGTTGTGGGTGATCTTGTCATGCTTAACTTCTCTGTGAGCAATATCACAGACGGACTGTATAAGGTCGCGGCTTTAACCAATGATGGCTTTAGAGTCAATGCGGCATCCAGCGGAACAAGTGCTGGGACTGTAGCGTTTTCAGACCATATCTTTGATGGCTATGATTTTACCTGGCTCGATCAAAATTATATCGCTATCTCGAAGACAGACGGAAGCGCTCATAATGATTCCGGACTTGATATCGAATATTATCTAAATGCTGATGATCAACCCGTGGTTGAGGATAGCGACAATGACATACAGGCTGTGGTGGATAAAAATGCGTTAGAGTATATCGACTTCGCATCATCCGACGACCACGCACTTACATTTAAATATAAGGTAAGTTTCGATCGAGGCACTGACAACGTCAATCCCGAGGTCATCATAGCGAGTCAGTTCCAAGGTTCTTATCTCCTGGGTAATGCGGGCACTGACATTATATTTGACACAGGCGACAGAGATATTCTCCTTGGTGGCAAGGGCAACGACTATATCCAGTCCTTAAGTAATTATGACTTATTAAACGGTGGCGAGGGTGACGACATCCTTCACTTCAGGTCTCGAGGCCAGATTGTGATTGGTGGCAAGGGTGCTGACGAATTTAGGGTATCAGGAACCGAAGTCTCAACAACGGGAGAACCCACAAGAGAATTAAGCTTTAACTACGATAGTGATGGGCTCACTATTCATGACCCTGAGTATGTAGCGCTTATCAAAGACTTTAATCTAAACCAGGGTGACAGCATCAACCTCTCGAGAGATTTTTTAGATAACCTATTCCTCGGTTACAACCAGGCGCCAGCATCGGCATATGACGTTGGATACGCCAACCAAAATGACCAATATATTTTCTATTTAGGCGAATCGTATAATGCTTTAGATCCTTCTGATATCTATGGTCTATTCAAAATAGACGATAACAATATTAACTCTATACAAGCCCAATCCATTCAAGACGATCTGAATCACCAATTAGCGGAGTACTCACTCTCCACATTCAACACAGCCTCAATAGCAAATAATTGGGCTTACGATTAATTAAGGCTCTTTGACCGCACGGTCAAGAAATGTTGCAAAAGGCATCGAAAGATACTCAAATGGCGTGCGTGTGCCTGCTTGGATAAAAACTTCTGCAGGCATCCCTGGTTTTAATTGAAACGACTGATTCATATCCTGATCAATACTGATCTGAACAAGGTAGGCAAGGTTACCTGTCGCACCTTGAGATAATGTGTCGGCAGACACCGTATCCACCTTACCCTTTAAGTCTTTAAGGCCGAGTTGTTTTAATTGCTGAATTTTAACTCTTGCCACCTGGCCCGGCTTTACAAAGGAGACTTGATTGGAAGGTAAAGAAGCTTCCAAAATAAGGGCACGGGTGCTCGGCACAATCTCCGCAATCACCTCCTTAGCGCCTAAGACTGAGCCTACCCCTAAGCGAAATAAATTGACTACCGTCCCGTCGACGGGCGACTTCACTTGTAAGTTTTGCATCGCGTCCGCTGTCGGTTTTATTTTTTCTTCAATCTCAAGCACCCTCTCATTGGTGGCCCGCATCTCGCCTGCGGCCGCTTTTTTGAAGTCATCGATTGCAATATTTGTTCGCTGACTCAATTCTGAAATACGTTGACGCGCTCTTGCTAACTCCGCCTCATGTTGATTGAGTGTTTGCTCTGCGTTGACAATAAAAGCGTTAGACACAAAACCCTTGTCCGCTAAATTTTTATTTTTATCAATAATGATTTGATCATTCTTGATCGTGCGCTGAATGGAGATAATTTCATCATTGAGAAACTGAATCTGTTCTCGAATGGATGCGAGTTGTGAGAGTAAATTTTTTCGTCTGGAGTCGAAAAGATTTTTTTCGGTGAGAAGAATTTGTAACTGATCGCTGTCTAAATTAGACTCTTTATAGTCAAACGGATTTGGATAATTCATTTCAGCCTTTAATCTCTCGGCTCTTAGTTGCTCACTAAAATTTTGCCTCTCTAGATTTCTCAAAGAGGATTGTAGGTTTGGATTCTCAAGCTCAATGAGAAGGTCATCCTTTTTAACTGCCTGACCTTCAGTCACGTAGACCCTACCGATCTTGCCACCCTCCGGGTGCTGGAGAATCGTTTTATTTTTGTAGACTTTTATTGAGCCTTGCAGAATAACCGCACTTGAAATCTGCGCCATAAAAAGCCACAGCATCCCGAAAATAAGCGCTACAAGGAGGGTGATGTAGGTCGAACGATTAATGCCCGTGATGTCTGTATTTTTAAAAAAGTGAGGAAGCTTTAACATATTATTTTTTTTAAGTGTTTAGTTTTTTTAATACTTCTTCTTTGGGTCCAAACATCACCTGCTGACCATCTTTAAGAAGAAGCATCTTGTTACATAAATTTAAAATCGTGGTGCGATGCGCCACGATGACGATTGTTTTACCTTGCGCTGCAAGAGCCGTGATGGCATCAGAAAAAGCTTTGTCACCATCACCATCGAGATTGGAATTAGGTTCATCTAAAAATAAATACTGAGGGTTTTGATAAATGGCACGAGCTAGACCTATTCTTTGCTGCTGGCCTAGGGATAAATGAGAGCCATTCACACCCACCAAGGTTTCATAGCCATCCGGAAATTGCATGATCATGTCATGGCAGCCAGCCATTTTAGAGGCCTCGACAACTTTGCCATCATCAACCTCATTGAATCTTGCAATATTTTCTTTAACGCTTCCTGTAAAAAGCATCAGCTGTTGAGGAAGATAGCCCATATGTTCATTATAAAAATTACTAGATAGCGCTTTAATATCTGAACCATCAAATTTAGTCATGCCGCCTGTAGGTTCTAGAATACCTAACATCAGTTTGAGCAATGTGGACTTACCGCCCCCGCTGGGACCCACCACCGCTAACACATCACCGCGTGCAATTTTAAATTTTGCACCTTTTATAATGGGTCGTGGGGGTTGGCCAATATGGTAGTAAAGATTATCGACAAGTAATTCACCATCAATGTCAGCATAAATAGCCTCTTTACTCACTTTTTTATTGTCTGTCATCGAAGGCAAACTGGATAGAAGTCTAAACGAGGCAAACGCTTCTTGAATGGTTTTCCAGCCTGAAGATATGGCCTCAATGGGACCGAGCGCTCTAGATAACATAATAGAATTCGCAATGATAGCCCCACTCGACATCTCTTCTTTTAATACCAAGTAAGCACCCACTGACAACATTAGTACTTGAACAAAGAGCCTAAACCATTTGGTGATGGAAGAGAAAAATGAGGCTATGGAAAAATGATCAGTCAGCTTTTCATTTAAGTCAGCTACCTGACTCACCCACTTTGCTTGCACCTGAGGAAGCATACCCAAGCCCACCATCGCATCTGCATTGATCACTGCATTATCGAGATAGGAGCGAATCTCACCATTTGTTTTTAAAAAAGCTTCGGATTGTTGTTTCGTCACTTTGTAGTTGATGAAGGCAATCACAATCATAAGGAAGGTGGATATCGTTGCAGTCAGCCCCAAGATAGGATGAAAAAAATAAATGACAAGAAGGTAGATCGGTACCCAGGGTAAGTCTATAAGAGCGCTCATGTAGGGTGTTGTGATAAAGGCTTTAAATGTGCTCGCAAGATTCCATAAATTTAAACTGCGATTTTGTTTTTTTTGAGACTCCTGCAGAATGGATAAGGAAAACACATCTTCTTGAATAGACTTTTCAAAAGATAGGCTTAACCCAAAAAATAAACGTCCGCGAATAGATTCGAAGATGGCCTGAAAAACAAGCGCAAAAATCACAGCGCCCGTAATCACAACCAGCGTTTCTACATGACCACTGGTCAGAACCCTGTCATAGACCTGGAGCATATGAAGCGGCACCACAAAAGCAATCGTATTCACAAAAATGCTTACCAAAAAGATATGTACAAAGAATCTTTTGTGTTTCAGCACAAAAGTCATCGCGTGGTTATGGGGTGAAGAAGGAGCACTCATGAAGTAAGTTAATAAGTTATGCTTTGATATAGAAAAATGTTAATGAATGATCTCTATTGTAAGTCAAATTAGTGTTGATCACACGGGCATATAATGCAAAAAAATCATAAACTTAGGCAATAAAAGATGACTCTTCTTCCTCTATGAGCCAACTTAGAAGAGATTGCAATTTATCCTCTAAAAAAGCTGCGCTAAATGAGCCATGTGTTTTGGAATCCACCCAGGCTTTTTTTGTGAGGAAACCTTTGCGTTGATACATGGCCTCAAGGTCTTGGTCCGTTTTATCTTGTTTAGAAAAAACAGTAAGAATATTTTCTAGGGGATAGTCATCGATACTAGGTACCTCATCTACCCATTTATTTGACCCCCTATTTATTTTTGCTCCAGAAAAATTAAGTACGCGCTTTAATTTGAGTAATTTAGCCATTTCACAAATTCTAAAACCACCAAATGAAACGCCCAGTCCATAAGCAGTTTTTAAATGATGTGTTTGCAAGACTTTTAAAATAGGTTCGATAGCCTTGTTGAAATCATGATCATGAAATACTTCGGATGTATCAAGATACTTATTATTCTTAATATACATAAGCGCAACCCCAAGCTTGGAGAGAATAAAATGCGCTATAGGTCGCGGCATATTTAAAGTATTTGAAATGGTCCCGAATATAATAATGACCTTCTCTATCTTTTTTGATTGCTCAGGCATCCATAGGTAAATATCAGGATTACAAGTATGAAAAATGAGTTCGTCTTTAGGCGGGATATCGAAATTCATTTTACTTATAACCTCAATATACTGAGGGGTGAGACCAGGCTTAAAAAAAGATAGATGATGTTGCATGTGCTTTAAGTAGCTGGAAGGGCCGAGTCGCAATAATAAAATGATTGTTTTTTGAAGATCTCTTCTATTAATATCTTGATGATCACGGAGGGCATTAAAAGTTTGCCATAAAAAATCGATATCTTTAAATCTCGTGTTACTTTTTTTATATGCCTTTTGCCAAAGAGCTAAATAAATATCAAATAATTTAAATAATTTTTTTAATTTCCAAATCGTGACTTTAGAAGTATTTTTAACACGAGGATTAAAGCTATAGGTATTTAAATTTCCATTGGGCTCTACGCCATAGAGGTGGTGTGAGGATTGTGGAAGTAAGGAGTCTTTCAAGAATCATTGCCTTGATGTCAAAATATCATCTATGAGATCAGTAATTTTTGATTGGGAACTTATCTTTTCAAGATCAAATTGTAATTCGTACTCAAGATCAAGCGCTAAGTTAATATCCAGAAGTTCCATGGAGTCAATACCCAGCTCCGCTAATGTTTTTTGATGAACATCTTCATAGGTCAAACGGATAGCAAGTACCTTATTAAAGGTCTCGATCACTTCATCTTTTGTTGGGTAGGATTGATTTGTTGAATTCATATTTTTTTATTTAGCTTCAAGAATAAGTGCTCTTGTAAATTTTACTTGATCAAGCAAAAATTCGGCATGGTGAATCTTCCAAAAATCTAGGAGTGCTTTCATCACGATACTCGATATTTTTCTTCCTGGACATTTGTGTGGTCCACTTCCAAAAGCCATAGACTGAGTAGAAATTTCAGCTTGATCTCTTGATGCTTCATTAATCATTGATAGTGCTATGAAAAAATTCTGTCCTTTTTTTATTTTAAGCTTATCTATACTGATATCACTTAATGCTTTGCGTCCAATGACAGAAATAGGGGATGCTTTAGAAAATAATAAATCGTCATCCCAAATATTTTTTTCTGGGGCCATAGTAAGTGCATAAGTAACTGCAGATCTTAATGCTTGAGTTCCCATGAAAGATAGTGTTGCGAAAACCCAGGCTTCGTTTAGATCCCTTCCTTTTTCGTATAGTTTATTTTCTAAAAATAAAATAAGATTAGTCAGTCTTTTTTCATTAGATGCAAGTGATGTTTTTTTTGGGCTGATTTTTAATACATCATCTGGAAAATCAGGAATCTCAGCTGCAGATATGTCTAGCTCTCTTGAAATAATTTCTGTAAAAAAAGATCGAACAAAATTTTCCGCAAAACTCACTGGGTTAATCTTTTTATCATGATGCTTCATAAAAAAATGACTCACAAAAGCATCAGCCCATTTGTTTTCATCTTTCTCTATAAGCTTATATATGGGCATCAATGAAGCTTTTGCTCGAAAATGGTTTGCACCATTAAGTAATAGTGGTGTCTTGATGAAAAAATGACTAAGGTAAGGTAAGTCGCTTGAATTTAAGGCGCTCGCTGACTTAAAGAAATCTAGCAAATCAATAGGCACAAGCACATCTGACTTGAGGATTTTTTTAGCTAAGCCCTGTTCGAAAATTAATATAGCAGGGAGATCTTCATCGTCTAAAGAAAACCAGCCCTCCTTTACGTTTGTAAGAGGGAGGGGTTGGTTAACGATGCTGTAGAGACGAAGTAATGTGAGTTGCATAAATCAAAGTCTCAATTTTTTTACCTTAAAAATCTTTATTGGTGTAGAGTAAGTCGTGGCCATAATAAATTATAACGTTCAAGTTGACATGAGCACTCCATATTTTTGGTATGGGGTTGTGGATTACGCCACCTCATCAGCCATTAGCATTTCATCAGGTTCTTATTCGGGTATTTATTCTGGATCATTTAAATATAGCAAAACTGGAGCCGTTTCAGGGAAGCTTAATAGCTACGAAGAAACATACAATGGCGTTTCGCTTGGAACAGGCCAAAATCTCAATTTTAATGCAGCAACGGCCTATAAGTACATTCAAATTTTAGGTGATGCTCAAGCATTCACTGCATTACTTCTTAAAGGTAATGATACCATCTACGGTTCTGGTTATAGCGACACCCTTCTTGGCTATCAAGGCAACGACGCTCTCTATGGTTATGACGGGAATGACGTGATTTACGGCGGTGTTGGCAATGACACAATCTATGGTGGTGATGACAATGATGAGTTGTTGGGTGATGCTGGAAACGATTTGATTTATGCTGGTAGTGGCGAAAATTACATCTATGGCGGTGATGGCAATGACACAATCTATGGTGGTGATGGCAATGATGAGTTGTTGGGTGATGCTGGAAACGATTTGATTTATGCTGGTAGTGGCGAAAATTACATCTATGGCGGTGATGGCAATGATAAAATTTATGGTGAAGATGGCGAAAACTGGCTCATAGGGGGTAATGGTAATGACACAATCATTGGCGGATCTTTGGGAAATTATCTTGTAGGTGGATTAGGCAAAGATACCATTACGGGGGGGTCAAACCCAGACCTATTTATTTTTTCTTATGCGGCTAGTAGCTCAAATATGGATACTATTCGCGACTTTCAGGGTGAAGCAGATGGAATATATTTAAATCCGCTTGTTTTTACAAGTCTCTCCGACCTTCACGAAGAAAATTTTATTAATGGGCCTAAAGCTCTAGATGGAAATGATTATTTAATTTTCACGAAAAATACGCTTTATTACGATAGTGATGGTTATGGATCTAATAAAATGCAAGCAATTGCATATTTTCCAGGCCTAACATCTTTGGATTTTGATAACCTAACTACAGTCTTTATATAATTATTCGCGTTGGTGGTCAATACCACGCAAGCTAAAACCTCAGTTGGATTGACTTGAAAATTTGTGGGGCAGCACAAAAAGGTAATGTCATGTTTTCCCGAATTTAATCAATAAGTTGTGGATTTTCACAACCCCTCTTACCCACAAAACTATCCACAAAAAACTTAAATAGATATCAACTGTATAATTAATTGAATACTACAAATTTCTTCTTCAATTTTTCGCTCTCAATTTTATAGTGCTCTATTTTTTTCAATTCAAAATAATTGTTTCATTTAAATGCAAAAGGCTAACATTTGAGTAACATAATTTTTTCATGGGAAATGGGAAGTAACTCTGGTCACATATCTGAAATATTGCCGTTAGCTAAGACATTAAAAAATCAGGGGCATACTGTCAATCTTCTTTTCAGAGAAATACACGGTATCAATCTTTCTGATTTAGATAATATTCGCGTATTTCAATCGCCTATTTGGCTAGCCAATGTTTCTGGGCTAGCTAAACCGCCTATTAGTTTTGCTGAAATTCTGCTTCGATTCGGTTATCACGATAAAACTTATCTTATAAAAATGATTGAGGTTTGGTGCAATACACTTAAGTTATTTAATCCTGACTTACTGATTGCCAATTTCTCTCCGACAGCAATTTTAGCCGCAAGAATATTAAACTTACCCGTAATGACTATTGGTAC
This genomic interval carries:
- a CDS encoding HlyD family type I secretion periplasmic adaptor subunit, coding for MLKLPHFFKNTDITGINRSTYITLLVALIFGMLWLFMAQISSAVILQGSIKVYKNKTILQHPEGGKIGRVYVTEGQAVKKDDLLIELENPNLQSSLRNLERQNFSEQLRAERLKAEMNYPNPFDYKESNLDSDQLQILLTEKNLFDSRRKNLLSQLASIREQIQFLNDEIISIQRTIKNDQIIIDKNKNLADKGFVSNAFIVNAEQTLNQHEAELARARQRISELSQRTNIAIDDFKKAAAGEMRATNERVLEIEEKIKPTADAMQNLQVKSPVDGTVVNLFRLGVGSVLGAKEVIAEIVPSTRALILEASLPSNQVSFVKPGQVARVKIQQLKQLGLKDLKGKVDTVSADTLSQGATGNLAYLVQISIDQDMNQSFQLKPGMPAEVFIQAGTRTPFEYLSMPFATFLDRAVKEP
- a CDS encoding type I secretion system permease/ATPase, with amino-acid sequence MSAPSSPHNHAMTFVLKHKRFFVHIFLVSIFVNTIAFVVPLHMLQVYDRVLTSGHVETLVVITGAVIFALVFQAIFESIRGRLFFGLSLSFEKSIQEDVFSLSILQESQKKQNRSLNLWNLASTFKAFITTPYMSALIDLPWVPIYLLVIYFFHPILGLTATISTFLMIVIAFINYKVTKQQSEAFLKTNGEIRSYLDNAVINADAMVGLGMLPQVQAKWVSQVADLNEKLTDHFSIASFFSSITKWFRLFVQVLMLSVGAYLVLKEEMSSGAIIANSIMLSRALGPIEAISSGWKTIQEAFASFRLLSSLPSMTDNKKVSKEAIYADIDGELLVDNLYYHIGQPPRPIIKGAKFKIARGDVLAVVGPSGGGKSTLLKLMLGILEPTGGMTKFDGSDIKALSSNFYNEHMGYLPQQLMLFTGSVKENIARFNEVDDGKVVEASKMAGCHDMIMQFPDGYETLVGVNGSHLSLGQQQRIGLARAIYQNPQYLFLDEPNSNLDGDGDKAFSDAITALAAQGKTIVIVAHRTTILNLCNKMLLLKDGQQVMFGPKEEVLKKLNT
- a CDS encoding calcium-binding protein, giving the protein MSTPYFWYGVVDYATSSAISISSGSYSGIYSGSFKYSKTGAVSGKLNSYEETYNGVSLGTGQNLNFNAATAYKYIQILGDAQAFTALLLKGNDTIYGSGYSDTLLGYQGNDALYGYDGNDVIYGGVGNDTIYGGDDNDELLGDAGNDLIYAGSGENYIYGGDGNDTIYGGDGNDELLGDAGNDLIYAGSGENYIYGGDGNDKIYGEDGENWLIGGNGNDTIIGGSLGNYLVGGLGKDTITGGSNPDLFIFSYAASSSNMDTIRDFQGEADGIYLNPLVFTSLSDLHEENFINGPKALDGNDYLIFTKNTLYYDSDGYGSNKMQAIAYFPGLTSLDFDNLTTVFI